Proteins found in one Actinomycetota bacterium genomic segment:
- a CDS encoding 4Fe-4S binding protein translates to MGNLDIEICGIKMKNPIMPAAGPLVRDVESVRKVVDAGVGAVVTKTISVKPAKVPNPNMAVDGNLFLNSELWSEIPWQRWINNIFPSIKEMGVPLIISMGYTSDDISFLAPKIANLADAVELSTHYLGDDPKPMLDAIKAAKRYLDIPVWVKVSPNVRDVGLMARQAMEAGADAIVAINSLGPGLSINIDKKLSRLGGQSGYGWISGYAIKPLAIRYIYEISKNVDIPVIGVGGISKAEDVVEMFMAGASAVQICTAAIIKGPKIFTKIIERLEKILDEYKYKNISDITGLFSDKEESEKIPNYTSPPNIDLDICNLCERCIKSCVYGALSIVDEEIKLDSNTCAMCGLCATRCPVNAISFD, encoded by the coding sequence TTGGGAAATTTAGATATTGAAATTTGTGGTATAAAGATGAAAAATCCTATAATGCCTGCTGCTGGACCACTGGTGAGAGATGTGGAGTCAGTAAGAAAGGTTGTTGATGCTGGTGTTGGAGCAGTTGTTACTAAAACCATTTCAGTCAAACCAGCAAAAGTTCCTAATCCAAATATGGCAGTTGATGGAAATCTCTTTTTAAACTCAGAACTCTGGTCAGAGATTCCATGGCAGAGATGGATAAATAATATTTTTCCTTCAATAAAAGAGATGGGAGTTCCACTTATAATTAGTATGGGATATACAAGTGATGATATATCCTTTTTAGCACCCAAAATAGCAAATTTAGCAGATGCTGTTGAGCTTTCAACTCACTATTTAGGAGATGACCCAAAACCTATGTTAGATGCAATAAAGGCAGCTAAGAGATATCTTGACATTCCTGTTTGGGTTAAAGTAAGCCCAAATGTAAGAGATGTTGGACTTATGGCTCGCCAGGCAATGGAAGCAGGAGCAGATGCTATTGTTGCAATAAATTCATTAGGTCCTGGTCTTTCTATAAATATAGATAAAAAATTATCAAGACTTGGTGGACAATCTGGATATGGATGGATTTCTGGCTATGCAATAAAACCTTTGGCAATTAGATACATATATGAAATATCAAAAAATGTGGATATCCCAGTTATTGGTGTAGGAGGAATAAGTAAAGCTGAGGATGTAGTTGAGATGTTTATGGCGGGGGCTTCAGCAGTTCAGATATGCACTGCAGCAATAATTAAAGGTCCTAAAATTTTTACAAAGATAATAGAAAGATTAGAAAAAATTTTAGATGAATATAAATACAAAAATATATCAGATATCACAGGCTTGTTTTCTGACAAGGAAGAAAGTGAAAAAATTCCTAATTATACATCTCCTCCCAATATAGATTTAGATATTTGTAATTTATGTGAAAGGTGCATAAAAAGCTGTGTTTATGGTGCTCTTTCAATAGTTGATGAAGAAATAAAATTAGATAGTAATACATGTGCTATGTGTGGACTTTGTGCTACTCGTTGTCCAGTTAACGCTATATCTTTTGATTGA
- a CDS encoding GerMN domain-containing protein: MKYFNSASFKKFSKLFNILLIAILISLSTFGCQRVIDFIFKEEPITPIPTQEIILYFSKCGEKECFLMEEIREVELNKDLQLILMEELIKGPVSKELSPTIPNSTKINSIKIEEDLAIVDFSKDIILDQQIPHSSTTEPLAIFSIVNTLTELPQVKRVSILVEGKSEGEIEGIAIEDFWGHVGINKIFERNEDIVGPKG; encoded by the coding sequence GTGAAATATTTTAATAGTGCATCTTTCAAAAAATTTAGTAAACTATTTAATATTTTATTGATTGCTATTTTAATCTCACTCTCAACCTTTGGTTGCCAGAGAGTAATTGATTTTATATTTAAGGAAGAACCAATAACTCCAATCCCTACACAAGAAATAATTCTTTATTTTTCAAAATGTGGTGAAAAAGAATGCTTTTTAATGGAGGAGATAAGAGAAGTAGAATTAAATAAAGATTTACAATTAATTTTAATGGAAGAATTAATTAAAGGTCCTGTTAGTAAAGAATTAAGTCCTACTATTCCAAATAGCACAAAGATAAATTCAATAAAAATAGAGGAAGATTTAGCCATTGTTGATTTCAGTAAAGATATAATACTTGATCAACAGATACCTCATAGTTCAACTACAGAACCATTAGCAATTTTCTCTATTGTTAACACATTAACTGAACTTCCTCAAGTAAAAAGGGTTAGTATTCTTGTCGAGGGAAAAAGTGAAGGAGAAATTGAGGGAATAGCAATTGAGGATTTTTGGGGACATGTTGGAATTAATAAGATTTTTGAGAGAAATGAAGATATTGTCGGTCCAAAAGGATAA
- a CDS encoding amidohydrolase family protein, protein MDIIIKNAHIVNVFTGKIEKGEVGISNGKIVSISNVIDTEELIKKSNDNVIRESPKIIDADGKYLIPGLIDSHVHIESSYMIPTTLAPLLINRGTTTIVADPHEITSVLDIKGMLYMFEEAKRTMLKIYFTMPYRILKKLIEEGYYEKYSRSIIGLGEVSPYLFPTEDEYIEACNFAKEKGFIIEGHLGADYSDSRLDQATCLGVSSCHESISQEEALKKLQRGITVIVREGSAAKNLEDILTDIKSKIKDTSNMLFGTDDLEILDIFSKGHVDNCLRKAVQVGIDPVEAIQMATINAAKHFKLDDKIGSISPGKVADLVLMDNLIDFKAEMVMIEGKVIYESGKFRHRLRKAQIPYYLLDSIKVEREIESKDFEIKTKKDCKKALARIIGAIDGQITSKFIKAELDVEDGNVLRDLKNDILKIAVINRYKPEGKCTTGFINSFCLRKGAVATSIAHDDHNILVVGVTDEDMALAVNEVIKMQGGLVVVNNGEVLAKVNLPIAGIMTNQGPVELRQDVLNLHKEAEKLGIGLHSPFMTLSFLCLPIPELKIDTKGILDVYKGKYVSPIESCNGVRS, encoded by the coding sequence ATGGATATAATTATTAAGAATGCTCATATAGTCAATGTCTTTACTGGAAAAATTGAGAAGGGAGAAGTTGGAATTTCTAATGGAAAGATAGTCTCAATATCTAATGTGATAGACACTGAAGAGTTAATTAAAAAAAGTAATGATAATGTTATTAGAGAATCCCCTAAAATTATAGATGCTGATGGTAAATATTTAATTCCTGGATTAATCGATTCTCATGTACATATTGAGAGCTCTTACATGATTCCTACCACTCTGGCTCCTCTACTTATTAATCGCGGTACAACTACAATAGTTGCAGATCCACATGAAATTACAAGTGTCCTTGATATAAAGGGCATGCTCTATATGTTTGAAGAAGCTAAGAGAACAATGTTGAAAATCTATTTTACTATGCCTTACAGAATTTTAAAAAAATTGATAGAGGAAGGATATTACGAAAAATACTCTCGAAGTATTATAGGTCTTGGTGAAGTTTCACCCTATCTATTTCCTACAGAAGATGAATATATTGAAGCTTGTAATTTTGCTAAAGAAAAGGGATTTATAATTGAAGGTCATCTAGGAGCTGACTACAGTGACAGTAGATTAGACCAGGCTACTTGTCTTGGAGTTTCATCGTGTCATGAATCTATCAGTCAAGAAGAAGCTCTAAAAAAGTTACAAAGAGGAATAACAGTAATTGTTAGAGAAGGTTCAGCAGCCAAGAATCTCGAAGATATTCTGACTGATATAAAAAGCAAAATAAAAGATACAAGTAACATGCTCTTTGGTACGGATGATTTAGAGATATTAGATATTTTTTCTAAGGGTCATGTTGATAACTGTTTGAGAAAAGCAGTTCAAGTTGGGATAGATCCAGTGGAGGCAATACAGATGGCAACAATAAATGCTGCAAAACATTTTAAATTAGATGACAAAATTGGAAGCATATCTCCTGGTAAAGTTGCAGACTTAGTTTTAATGGATAATTTGATTGATTTTAAAGCTGAAATGGTAATGATAGAGGGAAAGGTAATTTATGAGAGTGGAAAATTTCGTCATAGACTTCGTAAAGCTCAAATTCCGTATTATCTATTGGATAGTATAAAAGTTGAAAGGGAAATAGAGTCCAAAGACTTTGAAATAAAAACCAAAAAAGATTGTAAAAAGGCTTTAGCAAGAATAATAGGAGCAATCGATGGTCAAATTACATCAAAGTTTATAAAGGCAGAACTTGATGTTGAAGATGGTAATGTTTTGAGAGATTTAAAAAATGATATATTAAAAATAGCAGTAATTAATAGGTATAAACCAGAAGGTAAGTGTACAACAGGATTTATTAATTCCTTTTGTCTTAGGAAAGGGGCAGTGGCAACCAGTATTGCACATGATGATCACAATATATTGGTTGTAGGAGTAACTGATGAGGATATGGCATTGGCAGTAAATGAAGTAATTAAAATGCAGGGTGGTTTAGTAGTTGTAAACAATGGTGAAGTACTTGCCAAAGTAAATCTTCCCATTGCAGGAATAATGACAAATCAAGGTCCTGTAGAACTTCGCCAGGATGTTTTGAATCTTCACAAGGAAGCTGAAAAACTGGGTATTGGTTTACATTCTCCTTTTATGACTTTATCCTTCCTGTGCCTTCCTATTCCAGAATTAAAGATAGACACAAAAGGTATTCTTGATGTCTATAAAGGCAAATATGTTAGCCCAATCGAATCCTGCAATGGTGTCAGGTCTTGA